The following coding sequences are from one Ornithodoros turicata isolate Travis chromosome 1, ASM3712646v1, whole genome shotgun sequence window:
- the LOC135378461 gene encoding uncharacterized protein LOC135378461: MGSTHVNSAPKIFCWLLRHLDTVLLRLGVGGASGLSCSLILLQVEVALAAALLKGADTVPDAFAQHTFPLTFSLLSPVLRHRPVFRDFFLSTAAALAAAVVALPRAKRAAYELPDGVEFLVGSVKTSFQCPARNGYFADVDNNCQIFHVCNTIPKEDGSVEVQQYSFLCGNQTVFNQFSLTCSLPEDSVPCRSSQDFFYLNERIGQEKVAIHDVGDIQRAVPLIPRYQQAGLAAPFSKA; encoded by the exons ATGGGGAGCACACATGTGAATTCTGCGCCTAAAATTTTTTGCTGGCTGTTGCGCCATCTTGACACTGTGCTTCTACGGTTGGGGGTAGGGGGCGCTTCAGGGCTATCCTGCTCACTGATCCTGCTCCAGGTGGAAGTTGCCCTCGCGGCAGCTCTGCTGAAGGGAGCGGATACGGTGCCTGATGCATTTGCACAGCACACTTTCCCGCTCACGTTTTCACTTCTGTCGCCAGTGCTGCGGCACAGACCAGTATTCAGAGATTTCTTCCTTTCCACAGCCGCTGCCCTAGCTGCTGCAGTCGTCGCTCTTCCACGG GCCAAGCGCGCTGCATATGAACTCCCCGACGGCGTCGAATTCCTGGTGGGCTCCGTGAAGACCTCTTTCCAATGCCCTGCCCGTAACGGGTACTTTGCTGACGTTGATAACAACTGTCAGATCTTTCACGTCTGCAACACTATCCCTAAGGAAGACGGATCGGTCGAGGTGCAGCAGTACAGCTTCCTGTGCGGCAACCAGACCGTCTTCAACCAGTTCAGCTTGACCTGTTCCCTCCCTGAAGACTCTGTGCCCTGCAGGAGTTCTCAGGATTTCTTCTACTTGAACGAGAGGATAGGCCAAGAGAAGGTCGCCATCCACGACGTTGGTGATATTCAGAGGGCTGTGCCACTCATCCCACGATACCAGCAGGCCGGACTTGCAGCTCCCTTCTCCAAGGCTTGA